The window GAGACGACAGACTTGATATCATCATGAACATAAATTAtgatatcttttgtttttaatttatatggtaTATAACTGAATCTGAAACTTGTATGATATCATAGATTGAGAATGAATATCAAAATGTTGAAGCAGCTTTTCGTGACAAAGGGCCCCCGTACGTCATCTGGGCAGCAAAAATGGCTGTTGAGCTCCAGACTGGTGTGCCATGGGTGATGTGCAAGCAAACTGATGCTCCTGACCCAGTGGTATATATAAAGCTGAAATTGCTTAAttagttttgtttctttgacGTGTAATGGAGGGTTAACCACATGGTGAAACTGATAATTAGCATAGCTAAGTAATGTCAGCTGCAAATGAAATTCCTTATTATAACATTGGCCTCCTAACCTTGTTGTTCTTCGTCAAATTCAAATTTGCAGATAAACACATGCAATGGAATGAGATGTGGAGAAACTTTTGGAGGACCTAATTCGCCAACGAAGCCGTCACTTTGGACAGAGAATTGGACATCATTGTAAGTTTTGTTTTGATCCAGAGTTTCTGTAATTAAAATGTGAATGGGTGAAGCAATATTATTGTATCCTGATTCATGTTTAATTTGACTGGGAAGAACAAGTAGTGTCAAACAGTCAATATAAAGTGAACTTTTAATTGCAAGAGAATTTTCAAATGTGAACTATTAATGAGagcatttttaattattttctcttcttcatgaAGCTATCAAGTATACGGTGGAGAACCGTATATACGGTCTGCTGAAGACATTGCCTTCCATGTAACCCTTTTTATTGCAAAAAATGGAAGCTATATAAATTACTACATGGTATGACTGTTGAAACCTCCTTTGTGCTGTATCTGCCAATGCTTTTCTCTATAGAATCACGTTTGATCGGCTTTCCTGAGTTTTTTGTAAATTGAGAGATAACAGGGTAGCTTGTTTCCCACAGATGATTTGGATACTTGTTTAATGAACAATGAATGAAATTGGCATTGATAAGAATGGAGTCTTATCAACATTTGAGCACCTGAAATTTAGATTGCAAGGCACACTTAATGGCAGATTTAATCTAATGGTCTGTTATGAGACAATGAGGAACTTTTGTGAACTGTAAAATGAATAGATCCTTTCTCTCTGTATACACTTGTTTATTTATGCATCACATTGTGCTTGTAATCCAGTTCCATGGCGGAACAAATTTTGGAAGAACTGCGTCGGCATATGTCATAACAAGTTATTACGATCAAGCACCACTTGATGAATATGGTATGGTAAACATCCCCTTATTCCTTTTATGTAACATTTTTTCACAGATGTGATATTgattcaccattttttttttatgaatccaGGTTTAATTAGACAACCCAAATGGGGTCATCTCAAGGAGCTGCATGCTGCAATCAAGTCTTGCTCTACAACAATACTTGAGGGAGTGCAGTCTAATTTCTCCTTGGGCCAACTTCAACAGGTGATTTCCAATACTACTCATTCTTATGTACTGTAAGCTGGTTCAATTGCTTTCTCTTTATTAATCTATACATAAAATGAAAGCATGCGGTCAACATTGTCTAGTTATTTCAATTCAGGCCTATATTTTCGAAGAAGAAGGAGCAGGCTGTGCTGCATTTCTTGTTAACAATGACCAGAAAAATAATGCAACTGTTGAATTTCGAAATATAACCTTTGAGCTGCTTCCAAAGTCGATTAGTATTCTACCTGACTGTGAAAATATAATCTTCAACACCGCAAAGGTACACAAGTCAACAACCattattctttcatttctctcGTTGGACTTCCAAGTCTCATGGACTAATTTATGTcttacatcaaaaaaaaaaaaattctctcttttCCTGCAGCATGGATGATTATCTTTGTTCTTTACATGTATCATGACAGGTAAATGCAAAGGGTAATGAGATAACCAGGACATCAAGTCAATTGTTTGATGATGCTGATAGGTGGGAAGCATATACAGATGTTATCCCTAAATTCGCAGATACTAACCTTAAATCAGATACCCTGTTGGAGCACATGAATACAACCAAAGATAAATCAGATTATCTTTGGTATACTTTCAGGTACCTTGATTATTCTTCCTCATAACATGGCTTTACAATATCTATTCCCCATACTTTTTTCCTGGTTATTTTGACTTTCagtttttgagagacttgaaaTGTGTTTTGGTCTGTAACAGCTTCCAACCAAATTCATCTTGCACTGAACCTGTACTTCATGTGGAGTCTCTCGCGCATGTTGCATCTGCTTTTGTCAACAACAAATATGCAGGTTGctttttttgaatctttttgtcGTCTCAGTAAAAATTCACTTAAGAAGCTAGAATTAACCCATTTGAATATTGGCTTCTAAGACATTGACACTATTTGCTTGCTAGTTGGAATCATAtatttctatcatttttttagttactGTTCATCACTAATAAAAACTGAAGTGAATTATCATTTACCCGAGTTTTAGTGACTCAGGTCTTAACTTTAAGAAAACTGATTGAGATCCCCAGGCACTGTGAAGTGGTATATGAAATCTTAGCAAAATATAGTGGAAGGATTTGATTTTATGAAACAATAACATGTTGTAATTCTACTCGCTATGTTATAATCTTCCTCTCAGGATCTGCACATGGAAGTAAGGATGCCAAGGGTCCCTTTACCATGGAAGCGCCGATAGTCTTAAATGATCAGATGAACAACATTTCTATACTCAGCACTATGGTTGGATTACAAGTAATATTTTGAAACATCTTCgagttctttttttccttttttcgtTATGAAAATCATACTTCCATGGCCATTGCTTTGGAAAGGAGTTGATTTAGGATCTAGTTTTGGGAGAGCTAAATAGAGATGAAGGCTGCCTAAATATCTCTCATAAGCTCTCTTGGAGCAAAAGCAAATTCTGCATTTTAGTGGGcagatatatattaaatttccTGAAAAAAAAGTTCATGACATTTCTCCATCTTTGGAGGCTAGGCCCTCTGGGCTCTGGCTTCCCATGGATCCATCTGTGGCTACAAAGTTCTTGATTCAGCACTATTATTCCAAACCATCAAGATGGAAAACAGGGCCACTTGTATCAGTTGGCGCAATCCTGTGaggatattttttctttataaggaTTCCATTGATTATACATTgctcaaaattttgtttttcacgCTTCTCTGAAGGATTCAGGAGCTTTCCTGGAGAGAAGATATGCAGGCTTAACGAGAGTGGAAATTAGATGTGCTCAACAAGAGATCTATAATTTTACCAATAATTATGAATGGGGATATCAGGTATTTATTTGTCTATTTGATGCTTATTCTTACAGCATAACAAGCCAGTTCACCTGAATAAACAAGCAGGCGAATGACATATCCACTCTGCGTTGAATAATACACAGGCAGGGCTATCTGGGGAGAGCTTGAACATCTACATGAGAGAACATTTGGACAACATTGAGTGGAGTGAAGTTGTTTCAGCTACGGATCAACCACTTTCTTGGTTTAAGGTATATTAATGAATTTTCCATCAAAATGCAAAGCAAAGCCCCTAGTGATAGGTTGCGGGTAGCATTGTTGCCGGGTCGAGTTGGGTTTGACtcgaaaaaaattcatttcatt is drawn from Populus nigra chromosome 5, ddPopNigr1.1, whole genome shotgun sequence and contains these coding sequences:
- the LOC133695056 gene encoding beta-galactosidase 6, coding for MGWWLSWVVLTVAVIRDIGVRGGDVTYDGRSLIIDGQRKILFSGSIHYPRSTPEMWPSLVAKAREGGVDVIQTYVFWNLHEPKPGEYDFSGRNDLVRFIKEIQAQGLYVCLRIGPFIESEWTYGGFPFWLHDVPDIVYRSDNEPFKFYMQNFTTKIVNMMKSEGLYASQGGPIILSQIENEYQNVEAAFRDKGPPYVIWAAKMAVELQTGVPWVMCKQTDAPDPVINTCNGMRCGETFGGPNSPTKPSLWTENWTSFYQVYGGEPYIRSAEDIAFHVTLFIAKNGSYINYYMFHGGTNFGRTASAYVITSYYDQAPLDEYGLIRQPKWGHLKELHAAIKSCSTTILEGVQSNFSLGQLQQAYIFEEEGAGCAAFLVNNDQKNNATVEFRNITFELLPKSISILPDCENIIFNTAKVNAKGNEITRTSSQLFDDADRWEAYTDVIPKFADTNLKSDTLLEHMNTTKDKSDYLWYTFSFQPNSSCTEPVLHVESLAHVASAFVNNKYAGSAHGSKDAKGPFTMEAPIVLNDQMNNISILSTMVGLQDSGAFLERRYAGLTRVEIRCAQQEIYNFTNNYEWGYQAGLSGESLNIYMREHLDNIEWSEVVSATDQPLSWFKIEFDSPTGNDPVVLNLSTMGKGEAWVNGQSIGRYWLSFLTSKGQPSQTLYHIPRAFLNSAGNLLVLLEESGGDPLHISLDTVSRTGLQEHASRYHPPQ